The following proteins are co-located in the Komagataeibacter sp. FNDCF1 genome:
- the ispH gene encoding 4-hydroxy-3-methylbut-2-enyl diphosphate reductase, whose protein sequence is MIHTPDTTAPTDAPPRVLRVLLAGPRGFCAGVDRAIRVVEEAIRRYGAPVYVRHEIVHNRTVVETLEAQGAIFVEELDEVPADGQVVFSAHGVPKTVPAEAERRNLLYLDATCPLVSKVHREAERHFADGGPESRHILMIGHAGHPEVVGTMGQLPNGAVTLINDAEEARTVQPADPTRLAFITQTTLSVDDTAEIVDILRDRFPLIEGPRREDICYATTNRQEAVKAIAPGCDLVIVIGSPNSSNSQRLREVAERSGAPRALLVPRLNALDWSALDGVSTLGITAGASAPESLVQEMVAALAKRFTLEIEEITVKEENVAFRLPAPLG, encoded by the coding sequence ATGATTCATACGCCCGATACCACTGCCCCCACCGACGCGCCGCCCCGCGTGCTCAGGGTCCTGCTTGCAGGCCCGCGCGGATTCTGCGCAGGCGTCGATCGTGCCATCCGTGTCGTGGAGGAAGCGATCCGCCGCTACGGCGCGCCGGTCTATGTCCGCCATGAAATCGTCCATAACCGCACCGTGGTCGAAACGCTGGAGGCGCAGGGCGCGATCTTTGTCGAGGAACTCGATGAAGTGCCCGCCGATGGCCAGGTCGTCTTCTCCGCCCATGGCGTGCCCAAGACCGTTCCGGCCGAGGCCGAGCGCCGTAATCTGCTGTATCTGGACGCAACCTGCCCGCTGGTGTCGAAAGTGCACCGCGAGGCCGAGCGCCACTTCGCCGATGGCGGGCCCGAAAGCCGCCATATCCTGATGATCGGCCATGCGGGCCACCCCGAGGTCGTAGGCACGATGGGCCAGTTGCCCAACGGTGCGGTCACCCTGATCAACGATGCGGAGGAAGCCCGCACCGTCCAGCCCGCCGACCCGACACGGCTGGCCTTCATCACCCAGACCACCCTGTCCGTCGATGACACGGCGGAGATCGTGGACATCCTGCGCGACCGCTTCCCCCTGATCGAGGGGCCGCGGCGCGAGGACATCTGCTACGCCACCACCAACCGGCAGGAAGCGGTCAAGGCCATAGCACCCGGCTGTGACCTGGTGATCGTGATCGGCTCGCCCAATTCCTCCAACTCGCAGCGCCTGCGCGAAGTGGCGGAGCGTTCGGGCGCGCCACGCGCCCTGCTGGTGCCGCGCCTGAACGCGCTGGACTGGTCGGCGCTGGACGGTGTCTCCACGCTGGGCATCACCGCGGGTGCGTCCGCCCCCGAATCACTGGTGCAGGAAATGGTGGCCGCCCTGGCCAAGCGCTTCACGCTCGAGATCGAGGAAATCACCGTGAAGGAAGAAAACGTGGCCTTCCGCCTGCCGGCGCCGCTGGGCTGA
- a CDS encoding OPT family oligopeptide transporter yields MASLPVQRELTWRGIVIGALITVVFTASNVYLGLRIGLTIATSIPAAVISMAVLRVLGGGTILENNLVQTQASAAGTLACVFASLPALLMGGFWQHFPFVQAAVLTAAGGMTGVLFTIPLRRVMLRDATLSFPEGVAAAEILRAGATREDPESIRALLHGGMLAAVLTFASTGLRLLGNGLTATVVAGGTALRLSVGFSPALLGAGYLVGLAGGLAMLAGALLTWEVLIPAMAQVMPNPAGLAPGDFAALLWREKARFIGVGLIGVAAIWTVLRMGRPLLNSVRLLLVRPAADAAPARTDTDLSPRAIRAMAGIVLVLVGSMFFVFARGSVPFGPALAAALAGLACCAGLGLFVAAACGYMAGLVGSSSSPISGVTILAAMCVACVFVVLRATGLFAGVAGQHFTIGFCLYALTAITASAAIANDNLQDLKTGQMIGATPWKQEAALLIGCVSGAVVIPPVLNVLYQTYGFVGAMPHAGMDATQALAAPQPALLLMITSGIFLHQLDWNLLLLGAVAGCALIGIDAALRRTGRGSLPPLAVGIGIYLPMNVSVTLALGALLGSLINRLNPHAGVHRGTMIASGLIVGESLTGVVLACLSALSGRDSPLSLLPHGMPAMVTDMAGLAAFGLLCVWFCRTQIRPPAR; encoded by the coding sequence TTGGCCAGCCTCCCCGTCCAGCGTGAACTGACATGGCGCGGCATCGTGATCGGCGCGCTGATCACCGTGGTCTTCACCGCGTCGAATGTCTATCTCGGGCTGCGCATCGGCCTGACCATCGCCACGTCCATCCCCGCCGCCGTCATTTCCATGGCGGTGCTGCGGGTGCTGGGCGGCGGCACGATACTCGAAAACAACCTCGTGCAGACCCAGGCTTCCGCCGCGGGCACGCTGGCCTGCGTGTTCGCCAGCCTGCCAGCACTGCTGATGGGTGGGTTCTGGCAGCATTTCCCCTTCGTCCAGGCCGCCGTGCTCACGGCCGCGGGCGGCATGACCGGGGTGCTGTTCACCATCCCCCTGCGCCGGGTCATGCTGCGCGATGCGACGCTGTCCTTTCCCGAAGGGGTGGCCGCGGCCGAGATCCTGCGCGCGGGTGCAACGCGGGAAGACCCTGAAAGCATCCGCGCCCTGCTGCATGGCGGCATGCTGGCGGCCGTACTCACCTTTGCCTCCACCGGGCTGCGCCTGCTTGGCAATGGCCTGACCGCGACCGTCGTGGCCGGGGGAACCGCCTTGCGCCTGTCCGTCGGGTTCTCGCCCGCCCTGCTGGGGGCGGGCTACCTGGTCGGGCTTGCAGGCGGGCTGGCCATGCTGGCGGGCGCGCTGCTGACGTGGGAAGTGCTCATTCCCGCCATGGCGCAGGTCATGCCCAACCCCGCGGGGCTTGCGCCAGGCGACTTCGCGGCCCTGCTGTGGCGGGAAAAAGCCCGCTTCATCGGCGTGGGACTGATCGGGGTGGCGGCGATCTGGACCGTGCTGCGCATGGGCCGCCCGCTGCTGAACAGCGTGCGCCTGCTGCTGGTCCGTCCCGCCGCCGATGCAGCCCCCGCGCGGACCGACACCGATCTGTCACCCCGGGCCATACGCGCCATGGCAGGCATCGTGCTGGTGCTGGTCGGGAGCATGTTCTTCGTCTTTGCCCGTGGCAGCGTGCCCTTCGGTCCCGCACTCGCAGCCGCACTGGCCGGGCTTGCCTGCTGCGCGGGGCTGGGGCTGTTCGTGGCGGCGGCGTGCGGTTACATGGCCGGGCTGGTGGGATCATCCTCATCCCCCATTTCCGGCGTGACCATCCTGGCGGCCATGTGCGTGGCATGCGTGTTCGTGGTGCTGCGTGCGACGGGACTGTTCGCGGGGGTGGCGGGGCAGCATTTCACCATCGGGTTCTGCCTTTACGCACTGACCGCCATCACCGCCTCCGCCGCCATTGCCAATGACAACCTGCAGGACCTGAAAACCGGGCAGATGATCGGCGCGACACCATGGAAGCAGGAAGCCGCGCTGCTGATCGGCTGCGTAAGCGGGGCGGTTGTCATCCCGCCGGTCCTGAACGTGCTGTACCAGACCTATGGCTTCGTGGGGGCCATGCCGCATGCGGGCATGGACGCCACACAGGCGCTGGCCGCCCCCCAGCCCGCGCTGCTGCTCATGATCACATCGGGCATTTTCCTGCACCAGCTGGACTGGAACCTGCTGCTGCTGGGGGCCGTGGCGGGCTGCGCGCTGATCGGCATTGACGCGGCGCTGCGCCGGACGGGCCGGGGCAGCCTGCCCCCGCTGGCTGTGGGCATTGGCATCTACCTGCCGATGAACGTGTCCGTCACCCTGGCCCTGGGCGCGCTTCTGGGCAGTCTCATCAACCGGCTGAACCCGCATGCGGGCGTCCATCGTGGCACCATGATCGCGTCGGGCCTGATCGTGGGGGAAAGCCTGACAGGGGTGGTGCTGGCCTGCCTGTCCGCCCTGAGCGGGCGGGACAGTCCGCTGTCGCTCCTGCCCCATGGCATGCCTGCCATGGTGACGGACATGGCAGGCCTTGCCGCGTTTGGCCTGCTGTGCGTGTGGTTCTGCCGCACCCAGATCCGCCCGCCCGCCAGATAA
- a CDS encoding M3 family oligoendopeptidase, translating into MCSPFDSLDFPRPTRDALALRFGQVSTLLDQANVPDAARLFDSIRRDYESWAALVDLRFAQDTTSPDARAERDYADALTPFVTAHEVTLKRRLLEYPDPTAVAQVLTPHTLELWRTDITTFDPRIADALEEEARLSGEYTALLAGARVEIGGESVNLSGLAPYAESTDRAVRHEAEQVRWAFFEENATRLDTLFDQMVKLRHGMARTLGYESYIPLAYRRMRRVDYGPADVARFRADVLEHVVPLVHDILRQRCEAMGWEVLYSWDEPLIDPLGNPRPAGGADLLMSRARTMFDRMGGDLGHFYSQMRDGGYLDLINRAGKAGGGFCTSFPTIGMPFIFANFNGTQHDINVFTHEMGHAYQNWKSRSLPAVDLLWPTMDAAEINSMALEFLTWPHLDLMVEPGQGARFRQMHLISSLSFLPYGVCVDHFQHEVYARPDMTPAERNATWRTLEQRYLPWRDYGDLSYTASGGRWQAQGHIYRSPFYYIDYALALCCAMQFWIRSRTDTAGAMQAYVDLCAQGGAQPFTRLVRSAGLQSPFQPGTLADVVRTARDILNA; encoded by the coding sequence ATGTGCAGCCCTTTTGACAGCCTGGACTTCCCCCGTCCCACACGGGATGCCCTTGCCCTGCGCTTTGGCCAGGTCTCCACCCTGCTTGACCAGGCCAACGTGCCCGATGCCGCCCGCCTGTTCGACTCCATCCGTCGCGACTATGAAAGCTGGGCCGCACTGGTCGACCTGCGCTTTGCACAGGACACTACAAGCCCCGACGCCCGCGCCGAACGTGATTACGCCGATGCGCTGACCCCTTTTGTCACGGCGCACGAAGTCACGCTCAAGCGCAGGCTGCTGGAATATCCCGACCCCACGGCGGTGGCGCAGGTCCTGACCCCCCATACGCTGGAACTGTGGCGCACCGACATCACGACCTTTGACCCCCGCATTGCCGATGCGCTGGAGGAGGAAGCCCGGCTGAGCGGTGAATACACGGCGCTTCTGGCCGGCGCGCGGGTGGAAATCGGCGGGGAGAGCGTAAACCTGTCCGGTCTCGCCCCCTATGCCGAAAGCACGGACCGCGCCGTGCGCCATGAGGCGGAACAGGTGCGCTGGGCCTTCTTTGAAGAAAATGCCACCCGCCTTGACACCCTGTTCGACCAGATGGTGAAGCTGCGCCACGGCATGGCGCGCACGCTGGGCTACGAGTCCTACATTCCACTGGCCTACCGCCGCATGCGCCGGGTAGATTACGGGCCTGCGGATGTCGCGCGCTTCCGTGCCGACGTGCTGGAACATGTCGTGCCGCTGGTGCACGACATCCTGCGCCAGCGATGCGAGGCCATGGGATGGGAAGTCCTGTATTCATGGGATGAACCGCTGATCGACCCGCTTGGCAATCCGCGCCCGGCGGGCGGGGCCGACCTGCTCATGTCCCGTGCCCGGACCATGTTCGACCGCATGGGCGGTGATCTGGGCCATTTTTACAGCCAGATGCGCGATGGCGGCTATCTGGACCTGATCAACCGCGCGGGCAAGGCGGGGGGCGGGTTCTGCACGTCGTTTCCCACCATTGGCATGCCGTTCATCTTCGCCAACTTCAATGGCACGCAGCATGACATAAACGTCTTTACCCACGAAATGGGGCATGCCTACCAGAACTGGAAAAGCCGCAGCCTGCCAGCGGTGGACCTGCTGTGGCCCACCATGGACGCAGCCGAGATCAATTCCATGGCGCTGGAATTCCTGACCTGGCCGCATCTGGACCTGATGGTCGAACCGGGACAGGGGGCGCGCTTCCGGCAGATGCACCTGATCTCCTCGCTGTCGTTCCTGCCTTATGGCGTATGCGTCGACCACTTCCAGCATGAAGTCTATGCCCGCCCGGACATGACACCCGCCGAGCGCAACGCCACATGGCGCACGCTGGAACAGCGCTACCTGCCGTGGCGCGACTATGGCGACCTGTCCTATACTGCATCCGGTGGCCGGTGGCAGGCACAGGGGCATATCTACCGCTCCCCCTTCTATTACATCGACTACGCACTGGCGCTGTGCTGCGCCATGCAGTTCTGGATCCGCAGCCGCACCGATACGGCGGGCGCCATGCAGGCCTATGTCGACCTGTGCGCGCAGGGGGGCGCGCAACCTTTTACCCGGCTGGTGCGTTCGGCGGGACTGCAGTCCCCCTTCCAGCCCGGCACGCTGGCCGATGTGGTCCGCACTGCGCGCGATATCCTGAACGCCTGA
- a CDS encoding SAM-dependent methyltransferase produces MTQRDVIHRDAPRDVSAPEVTRPPWPVRSAYLAAPGFEPVLAQELARRGAGELCWHGRLALSGLPPVASLWALDIWDAPETHDVPSIKGAARIMRAIQRNWAGYAPMLYRRCALVADALPPLRPRPVFFPATAPDAHLGAWTLLSPDRLLLSRTKSSPFVNGEVEFVENRTDPPSRAYLKLWEALLRLGRWPVAGETCLDLGACPGGWTWVAAGCGAHVTAIDRSPLAENVAGLPNVTCRYESAFGLDPQDCAPVDWLFSDIIAYPARLLALARRWIASGRAARIVMTIKFQGETDHETADAFAAIPGGRVVHLWHNKHELTFFWQRDPS; encoded by the coding sequence ATGACGCAGCGGGACGTGATACACAGGGACGCACCCCGGGATGTATCGGCACCAGAGGTGACGCGTCCCCCCTGGCCCGTACGCAGCGCCTATCTGGCCGCCCCAGGGTTTGAGCCGGTTCTGGCACAGGAACTGGCGCGCAGGGGGGCGGGGGAGCTGTGCTGGCACGGCCGTCTGGCGCTGTCCGGCCTGCCGCCGGTGGCAAGCCTGTGGGCGCTGGACATATGGGATGCGCCGGAGACGCATGATGTGCCCTCCATCAAGGGGGCGGCCCGCATCATGCGGGCGATCCAGCGCAACTGGGCGGGATATGCGCCCATGCTGTACCGTCGCTGCGCGCTGGTGGCTGACGCGCTGCCGCCGCTGCGTCCCAGACCCGTTTTCTTTCCCGCCACGGCCCCGGATGCCCATCTGGGCGCATGGACGCTGCTTTCGCCCGACAGGCTGCTGCTGTCGCGCACCAAGTCCTCGCCATTCGTGAATGGGGAGGTCGAGTTCGTGGAAAACCGGACCGACCCGCCATCACGCGCCTATCTCAAGCTGTGGGAGGCCCTGCTGCGCCTTGGCCGCTGGCCCGTGGCGGGTGAAACCTGCCTGGACCTGGGGGCCTGTCCTGGCGGGTGGACCTGGGTTGCGGCCGGTTGCGGGGCGCATGTCACCGCCATAGACCGCTCCCCGCTGGCGGAAAACGTGGCCGGGCTGCCCAATGTCACCTGCCGGTACGAAAGCGCGTTCGGGCTGGACCCGCAGGACTGTGCGCCGGTGGACTGGCTGTTTTCCGATATCATCGCTTATCCCGCGCGGCTGCTGGCGCTGGCACGGCGATGGATCGCGTCGGGCCGGGCGGCGCGCATCGTCATGACCATCAAGTTCCAGGGCGAGACCGATCATGAAACGGCGGACGCCTTTGCCGCCATTCCCGGTGGCCGTGTCGTGCATCTGTGGCACAACAAGCATGAACTCACCTTTTTCTGGCAGCGTGACCCGTCATGA
- a CDS encoding DUF423 domain-containing protein, translating into MPTVVRFLLCFAALAAFAAVMGGALTAHLPDRFFAEGGRDMARQAIQMQMWHALAIIGVSVLMIQQGCRALVSVAGCLMAVGTVLFTTGVALTAFWGIHPGPVAPTGGSLLMAAWLLLAVGVMRS; encoded by the coding sequence ATGCCTACTGTTGTCAGGTTTCTCTTGTGTTTTGCGGCGCTGGCCGCGTTTGCCGCCGTCATGGGGGGCGCGCTGACCGCTCATCTGCCGGACCGCTTCTTTGCCGAGGGGGGGCGCGACATGGCGCGCCAGGCCATACAGATGCAGATGTGGCACGCGCTGGCCATTATTGGCGTGTCGGTGCTCATGATCCAGCAGGGGTGTCGCGCGCTGGTTTCCGTTGCGGGCTGTCTCATGGCGGTGGGTACCGTGCTGTTCACGACCGGTGTTGCGCTGACCGCGTTCTGGGGAATCCATCCGGGGCCGGTGGCGCCCACGGGTGGCAGCCTGCTCATGGCGGCCTGGCTGCTTCTGGCCGTGGGGGTCATGCGGTCATGA